In the genome of Flavobacterium panacagri, one region contains:
- a CDS encoding L,D-transpeptidase family protein — MRTFYSFTVILGLSFFVSSYNRIENNTLSYKKTSTTLAFNNETDIANIEKANDFFKRYSDLKKYKSDVMSLYKNRTLGSIWFDEDEINEFGSVLYEKAKKTNDLVIPYQNEIDKLFDASSENNLSKTDADMLLSSLYVVYTKKSNADKKKLSYNDMLKDFLNYSTIEESSAATNLDAKVEYDQYYKLEDVLKKYKKLDRSHKWKPIVPAESPYKDLRPDAVSSTISQVRTRLYLLGDLKQDSKSDVYDRELMDAVMKYKVRNGFKPNYILAEEHIKEMNIPLSEKMETLKLNMERCRAIAAQIAASDEYVLVNVPSYEMVYVKNGKIQLTSPVFVGAPLTKTTIFNGEIDRIVFSPYWTVPQSIVQNELRSKIASDPNYLAEKNMEMVNGQVRQKPGPDNSLGLVKFMFPNSDDIYMHDTPSKTLFDFEKRTFSHGCINVKMAKELAVAMLQDYPEWTQAKIDKAMAGKVENSFKLSKKVPIYITYFTSLVNENGEIGFFQDVYEKDKELTGESAVAAQ; from the coding sequence ATGAGAACATTTTATTCATTCACCGTAATTTTAGGTTTGAGTTTCTTTGTATCTTCTTATAACAGAATTGAAAACAATACTCTTTCATATAAAAAAACTTCGACCACTTTAGCTTTTAACAATGAGACTGATATAGCCAATATCGAGAAAGCTAATGATTTCTTTAAAAGGTATTCTGATCTAAAAAAATACAAATCAGATGTAATGTCCTTATATAAAAACAGAACTTTAGGAAGTATTTGGTTTGATGAAGACGAAATCAACGAATTTGGTTCTGTATTATACGAGAAAGCAAAAAAAACTAACGATTTAGTAATCCCTTACCAAAATGAAATTGATAAGCTTTTTGATGCTTCGTCAGAAAACAATCTTTCTAAAACAGACGCCGACATGCTTTTGAGTTCTCTTTATGTGGTATACACTAAAAAAAGCAATGCAGACAAGAAAAAATTGTCTTATAATGACATGTTGAAAGATTTCTTGAACTACAGCACTATTGAAGAGTCTTCTGCAGCTACAAATCTTGATGCGAAAGTCGAATACGACCAATATTACAAACTGGAAGATGTTTTGAAAAAATACAAAAAATTAGACCGTTCACACAAATGGAAACCTATTGTCCCTGCAGAATCTCCTTATAAGGATTTGCGCCCAGATGCCGTTTCCAGCACTATTTCGCAAGTTAGAACTCGTTTGTATTTATTAGGTGATTTGAAACAGGATTCTAAAAGTGATGTTTACGACCGTGAATTGATGGACGCTGTAATGAAATACAAAGTCCGCAACGGTTTTAAACCTAACTATATTCTTGCAGAAGAACATATTAAAGAAATGAATATTCCGCTTTCTGAGAAAATGGAGACTTTAAAATTGAACATGGAAAGATGCCGTGCCATTGCTGCTCAAATTGCAGCGAGCGATGAATATGTCTTGGTTAATGTACCTTCTTATGAAATGGTATACGTTAAAAATGGAAAAATACAGTTAACTTCACCTGTTTTTGTCGGAGCTCCTCTAACTAAAACTACTATTTTCAATGGAGAAATTGACAGAATCGTTTTCAGTCCTTATTGGACAGTTCCACAAAGCATTGTTCAAAATGAATTACGATCTAAAATAGCATCAGATCCAAATTATCTTGCTGAAAAAAATATGGAAATGGTAAACGGACAAGTAAGACAAAAACCAGGTCCAGATAACTCATTAGGATTGGTAAAATTTATGTTTCCAAATTCTGATGATATTTATATGCACGATACACCTTCTAAAACACTTTTTGATTTCGAAAAAAGAACCTTCAGCCATGGCTGCATTAATGTAAAAATGGCTAAAGAATTAGCAGTAGCAATGTTACAGGATTATCCAGAATGGACACAAGCCAAAATTGACAAAGCAATGGCTGGAAAAGTAGAAAACAGCTTTAAATTGTCGAAAAAAGTACCTATCTATATTACCTATTTCACTTCTTTAGTAAATGAAAATGGAGAAATTGGTTTCTTTCAGGATGTATACGAAAAAGATAAAGAGTTAACTGGCGAAAGCGCTGTTGCCGCTCAATAA
- a CDS encoding DUF4197 domain-containing protein, whose protein sequence is MKKILLLAVTFSLTSCAQVQQTLNQLPQIASQLPTTGTVDIASGLKEALNKGITEQVSKLTAVDGFYKNEAVKILMPEELQKVDATLRKVGLSSLADEGIKMLNRAAEDAVKEATPIFVTAVKNMSFTDAKNILLGNDSAATSYLQNSTTTALYGKFNPVIKSSFEKVGADAVWKNIITKYNTIPLVKKVNPDLTDYTTNQALSGVFKMIAVEEKEIRNNISARTTPLLQKVFALQDGK, encoded by the coding sequence ATGAAAAAGATTTTACTATTAGCCGTTACATTTTCTCTAACGTCTTGCGCACAGGTTCAACAGACTTTAAATCAACTGCCTCAAATAGCATCTCAGCTTCCAACAACAGGAACTGTGGATATTGCTTCAGGATTGAAAGAAGCTTTAAACAAAGGTATTACAGAACAAGTTAGCAAATTAACTGCTGTTGACGGGTTTTATAAAAATGAAGCCGTAAAAATATTAATGCCGGAAGAATTACAAAAAGTAGATGCTACTTTAAGAAAAGTAGGTTTAAGTTCACTTGCCGATGAAGGAATCAAAATGCTGAACCGCGCAGCTGAAGATGCGGTTAAAGAAGCTACACCAATCTTTGTTACGGCTGTTAAAAATATGAGTTTTACAGATGCTAAAAATATCCTTTTAGGAAACGACAGCGCTGCAACAAGCTACTTACAAAACAGCACAACAACGGCTTTATACGGAAAGTTTAATCCTGTAATTAAAAGTTCTTTCGAAAAAGTTGGAGCCGATGCGGTTTGGAAAAATATTATAACAAAATACAACACGATTCCATTAGTAAAAAAAGTAAATCCAGATTTGACTGATTATACAACCAATCAAGCCTTATCTGGTGTTTTTAAAATGATTGCTGTTGAAGAAAAAGAAATAAGAAATAACATTTCTGCCAGAACAACGCCTTTATTGCAAAAGGTTTTTGCTCTGCAAGACGGGAAATAA